A single window of Zea mays cultivar B73 chromosome 10, Zm-B73-REFERENCE-NAM-5.0, whole genome shotgun sequence DNA harbors:
- the LOC100194203 gene encoding 15-cis-zeta-carotene isomerase, chloroplastic codes for MASQLRLHLAATPPLLPHRRPHLARPLCPTLNPIRAPLPPLSRVLSHARPARAVGGGIEPKEGVVAEGDESGGGPVLVGEDSAAFELKDQSVASWAYFAGILGAVLVALNVLWIDPSTGVGTKFLDAVASVSDSHEVVMLLLTIIFAVVHSGMASLRESGEKIVGERVYRVLFAGISLPLAVTTIVYFINHRYDGTQLWQVQGITGIHELLWFSSFISFFFLYPSTFNLLEVAAVDKPKLHMWETGIMRITRHPQMVGQVIWCLAHTLWIGNSVAVAASVGLISHHLFGAWNGDRRLLSRYGEAFEVLKKRTSVMPFAAIIDGRQKLPKDYHKEFFRLPYVAITMLTLGAYFAHPLMQASSYQLPW; via the exons ATGGCCTCCCAGCTCCGCCTCCACCTTGCGGCTACACCGCCTCTCCTTCCTCACCGCCGTCCGCACCTCGCGCGGCCGCTCTGCCCCACCCTAAACCCAATCCGAGCGCCGCTCCCCCCTCTCTCACGCGTTCTCTCCCACGCTCGTCCCGCCCGTGCGGTCGGGGGAGGCATCGAGCCGAAGGAGGGCGTTGTTGCGGAGGGAGACGAGTCTGGCGGAGGGCCCGTGCTCGTGGGTGAGGATTCGGCTGCGTTCGAGCTCAAGGACCAGAGCGTGGCGTCGTGGGCTTACTTCGCCGGGATACTAGGTGCGGTGCTCGTTGCGCTCAACGTGCTGTGGATCGACCCCAGTACCGGGGTCGGGACCAAATTCCTCGACGCTGTCGCCTccgtctccgacagccacgag GTTGTTATGTTGCTCCTTACCATAATTTTTGCTGTAGTCCATAGTGGTATGGCAAGCCTACGGGAAAGTGGTGAGAAAATAGTGGGGGAGCGTGTTTACCGTGTGCTGTTCGCAGGAATTTCACTGCCTTTAGCAGTTACTACTATT GTATACTTCATAAATCATCGGTATGATGGTACTCAATTATGGCAAGTTCAGGGAATCACTGGCATTCATGAGCTTCTTTGGTTCTCGTCGTTCATTTCGTTCTTCTTTCTGTATCCATCCACTTTCAATCTCTTGGAAGTGGCAGCTGTGGACAAGCCTAAATTACACATGTGGGAAACAGGAATAATGCGTATTACCAGACATCCACAG ATGGTTGGTCAGGTAATTTGGTGCCTTGCTCATACACTATGGATTGGCAACTCAGTTGCCGTAGCGGCCTCTGTCGGACTTATCAGCCACCATCTCTTTGGTGCTTGGAATGGTGACAGGAGGCTGTTGTCACGCTATGGTGAAGCCTTCGAAGTACTGAAGAAGAGAACAAGTGTTATGCCCTTCGCTGCGATCATCGATGGACGGCAGAAACTGCCCAAAGATTATCACAAGGAGTTCTTTCGGTTACCATATGTAGCAATCACAATGTTAACCTTGGGTGCATACTTTGCTCATCCATTGATGCAAGCATCCAGCTACCAACTTCCCTGGTAG